The Sphingosinithalassobacter sp. CS137 genome includes a region encoding these proteins:
- a CDS encoding histidine phosphatase family protein, translating to MFIVRQHRSSLAVQLQLRTPFNASSSSEFPNGSTNFDRNRNPIRPNGFGSVTIPNPAGIFVRGLDRVTATIYFIRHAAHGHIGNTLSGRQPAIPLTDAGRGQGRALGARLTDRPFAALHSSPVQRARETADAIREARGGENVQVYTALDEIDFGAWTGKAFADLEDDPKWQHWNARRSEARCPGGEAMAEAQARVVAHAEQAAAAHPDGAVAMVTHCDIIRAAVAHWLGLSLDRIHSFDIDPASVSRVAVGDWGGRVLSLNEQVA from the coding sequence ATGTTCATTGTTCGGCAGCATCGATCCTCACTTGCCGTTCAGCTTCAACTCCGGACTCCCTTCAATGCCTCTTCTTCATCTGAGTTCCCGAACGGCTCCACAAATTTTGATCGGAACCGGAACCCCATTCGCCCCAACGGGTTTGGGTCCGTAACGATCCCGAATCCTGCGGGAATTTTCGTGAGGGGCTTGGACCGCGTGACGGCGACGATCTATTTCATCAGGCACGCGGCACATGGACATATCGGCAACACCCTGAGCGGCAGGCAGCCGGCCATTCCGCTCACCGATGCGGGGAGGGGGCAGGGCCGGGCGCTCGGCGCCAGGCTGACCGACCGGCCGTTCGCCGCACTTCATTCGAGCCCGGTCCAGCGCGCGCGCGAAACCGCCGATGCTATCCGCGAGGCGCGCGGAGGCGAGAATGTGCAGGTCTATACCGCGCTCGACGAAATCGATTTCGGCGCATGGACCGGCAAGGCGTTCGCCGATCTCGAAGACGATCCCAAGTGGCAGCACTGGAACGCCCGGCGCAGCGAAGCGCGCTGCCCGGGCGGCGAGGCCATGGCCGAGGCGCAGGCCCGCGTCGTCGCGCATGCCGAGCAGGCTGCTGCGGCGCATCCGGACGGCGCGGTGGCGATGGTTACCCACTGCGACATCATTCGGGCGGCTGTGGCGCATTGGCTCGGCCTCTCGCTTGACCGCATCCATTCCTTCGACATCGACCCCGCCTCGGTGAGCCGCGTCGCCGTCGGCGACTGGGGGGGGCGGGTGTTGAGCCTCAACGAACAGGTGGCATGA
- a CDS encoding NAD-dependent epimerase/dehydratase family protein: MTESILITGGAGFIGSFVCEELLRRGNRVRVLDSLIPQVHGDVERPPLLPQGAELIRGDVRDGDAVARALKGIDSVVHLAAEVGVGQSMYEVERYTSVNDVGTAVLFERLIDNPVRRVVTASSMSIYGEGLYENADGEPVQDAERKTLKDGQANWEPLDEQGRPLTPVATPEWKRPNLASIYALNKYVQERTTHIMAKPYGIEGVCLRLFNVYGPGQALSNPYTGVLAIFASRLLNGQQPMIFEDGEQRRDFVHVTDVARAFSDALELPQAVGETFNIGSGQDRSVTEVANALAEAMGKNDIEPEIVGKGRIGDIRHCFCDTSKAADAIGFRARKDFGEGLAELAEWVAEQTAEDRVSEARAELEKRGLVA; the protein is encoded by the coding sequence GTGACGGAATCAATACTCATTACCGGCGGAGCCGGCTTTATCGGCAGCTTCGTTTGCGAAGAGCTGCTGCGTCGCGGCAACCGCGTGCGGGTGCTGGATTCGCTGATTCCCCAGGTACACGGCGATGTCGAACGTCCGCCCCTGCTCCCCCAGGGTGCCGAGCTGATCCGCGGTGACGTGCGCGATGGCGATGCAGTCGCGCGCGCGCTGAAGGGCATCGACAGCGTAGTCCATCTCGCCGCCGAAGTCGGCGTGGGTCAATCGATGTACGAAGTCGAGCGCTACACTTCGGTCAATGACGTCGGCACCGCCGTCCTGTTCGAGCGGCTGATCGACAATCCCGTGCGCCGCGTGGTCACGGCATCCTCCATGTCGATCTATGGCGAGGGCCTGTACGAGAATGCCGACGGCGAACCCGTGCAGGATGCCGAACGCAAGACGCTGAAGGATGGCCAGGCGAACTGGGAGCCGCTCGACGAGCAGGGACGGCCGCTCACGCCGGTCGCCACGCCCGAGTGGAAGCGGCCCAATCTCGCGTCGATCTATGCGCTCAACAAATATGTGCAGGAGCGCACGACCCACATCATGGCAAAGCCCTATGGCATCGAGGGCGTGTGCCTGCGGCTGTTCAATGTCTATGGGCCCGGCCAGGCGCTTTCCAACCCCTATACCGGCGTACTCGCCATTTTCGCGTCGCGGCTGCTCAACGGTCAGCAGCCGATGATCTTCGAGGACGGCGAGCAGCGGCGCGACTTCGTGCACGTCACCGATGTCGCCCGTGCCTTCTCCGATGCGCTCGAGCTGCCTCAGGCAGTGGGCGAGACGTTCAACATCGGTTCCGGGCAGGACCGCTCGGTCACGGAAGTCGCCAATGCACTGGCGGAGGCGATGGGCAAGAACGACATCGAGCCCGAGATCGTCGGCAAGGGCCGCATCGGCGATATCCGGCACTGCTTCTGCGACACGTCCAAGGCCGCTGATGCGATCGGCTTCCGAGCGCGCAAGGATTTCGGCGAAGGCCTCGCCGAACTCGCGGAATGGGTTGCCGAGCAGACCGCGGAAGATCGCGTGAGCGAGGCGCGCGCCGAGCTGGAAAAGCGTGGGCTCGTCGCATGA
- a CDS encoding TIGR04290 family methyltransferase yields the protein MMATAVAAKDLRERVAELAPWFHNIDLGGGVQTAPDHFLGDYPSFKFKRFAGALPDDLSGKTVLDIGCNAGFYSVEMKRRGADRVVGIDSDERYLAQARLASEALGFDGIEFAKLDVYDVAALGEKFDLVVFMGVLYHLRHPLLALDLVREHVAGDLMLFQTMQQGTEAVLQVPEDHPFHKPGTTEPPDYFDNPAYPKMHFIEREFAHDWTNWWAPNAACSQAMLRAAGFAIEAQPEPEVYLCRVASVPYSEHGPAAVYPARGERA from the coding sequence ATGATGGCGACAGCAGTAGCGGCGAAGGACCTGCGCGAGCGCGTGGCGGAGCTCGCGCCCTGGTTTCACAACATCGACCTTGGCGGCGGCGTGCAGACCGCGCCGGACCATTTCCTCGGCGATTATCCCAGCTTCAAGTTCAAGCGCTTCGCCGGTGCGCTCCCCGACGATCTTTCAGGCAAGACGGTGCTCGACATCGGCTGCAACGCCGGCTTCTATTCGGTGGAGATGAAGCGCCGCGGCGCCGATCGGGTGGTTGGGATCGACAGCGACGAGCGCTATCTGGCGCAGGCGCGGCTGGCGAGCGAGGCGCTGGGTTTCGACGGTATCGAGTTCGCCAAGCTCGACGTGTATGACGTCGCCGCGCTCGGCGAGAAATTCGATCTCGTGGTGTTCATGGGCGTTCTCTACCACCTGCGCCATCCGCTGCTGGCCCTCGATCTGGTCCGCGAGCATGTCGCGGGCGATCTGATGCTGTTCCAGACGATGCAGCAGGGGACGGAGGCCGTGCTGCAGGTTCCCGAGGACCATCCGTTCCACAAGCCGGGCACCACAGAGCCGCCGGACTATTTCGACAATCCGGCCTATCCGAAGATGCATTTCATCGAGCGCGAGTTTGCGCACGACTGGACCAACTGGTGGGCGCCCAACGCCGCGTGCAGCCAGGCGATGCTGCGCGCTGCGGGCTTCGCGATCGAGGCGCAGCCGGAGCCCGAAGTCTATCTCTGCCGCGTGGCGAGCGTGCCCTATTCCGAGCACGGGCCGGCGGCAGTCTATCCAGCAAGGGGGGAGCGCGCATGA
- a CDS encoding inositol-3-phosphate synthase — MLSPTPRSINVALVGVGNCASSLVQGIEHYRAGSNDLIGLMHWELGGYRPSDISVVAAWDVDRRKVGKDVSDAIFAKPNCTTVFCDRVKPTGAKVRMGRVLDGVADHMAEFVDERTFLLADAPEPSREEVVEVLRESGADVLMNYLPVGSQEATEFYAECALEAGVAFVNNIPVFIASNPEWARRFEKAGVPIIGDDIKAQIGATIVHRVLTDLFKKRGVKLERTYQLNTGGNTDFLNMANRKRLASKKVSKTEAVQSVTAARLEDENIHIGPSDYVPWQNDNKVCFLRMEGQMFGGVPMNLELRLSVEDSPNSAGVAIDMIRCAKVARDRGMAGPVTPAAAYFCKHPPEQMTDDAAYEAVEAFIAGSA; from the coding sequence ATGCTGTCCCCCACGCCTCGTTCGATCAACGTCGCGCTCGTCGGCGTCGGCAACTGCGCGTCGAGCCTCGTTCAGGGAATCGAGCATTATCGCGCGGGATCGAACGACTTGATCGGCCTGATGCATTGGGAACTGGGCGGCTATCGACCGTCCGACATCAGCGTCGTCGCCGCATGGGACGTCGACCGCCGCAAGGTGGGCAAGGACGTGTCCGACGCGATCTTCGCCAAGCCCAACTGCACCACCGTCTTCTGTGATCGAGTGAAGCCGACCGGGGCAAAGGTGCGGATGGGGCGCGTGCTTGACGGGGTCGCCGATCACATGGCGGAGTTCGTCGACGAGCGCACCTTCCTGTTGGCGGACGCGCCGGAGCCGAGCCGCGAAGAAGTGGTCGAAGTGCTGCGCGAGAGCGGCGCGGACGTGCTGATGAACTATCTGCCGGTCGGCAGCCAGGAGGCGACCGAATTCTACGCCGAGTGCGCGCTCGAGGCGGGCGTGGCGTTCGTCAACAACATCCCCGTGTTCATTGCCAGCAACCCCGAATGGGCAAGGCGCTTCGAAAAGGCGGGCGTCCCGATCATCGGCGACGACATCAAGGCGCAGATCGGCGCGACCATCGTCCACCGCGTTCTCACCGATCTGTTCAAGAAGCGCGGCGTGAAGCTGGAGCGGACGTACCAGCTCAACACCGGCGGCAATACCGACTTCCTCAACATGGCCAATCGCAAGCGGCTGGCGTCGAAGAAGGTCTCCAAGACCGAGGCGGTGCAATCGGTGACGGCGGCGCGGCTCGAGGACGAGAATATCCACATCGGCCCCAGCGACTACGTGCCGTGGCAGAACGACAACAAGGTCTGCTTCCTGCGCATGGAGGGACAGATGTTCGGCGGCGTACCGATGAACCTGGAGTTGCGCCTCTCCGTCGAGGACAGCCCCAATTCGGCCGGCGTCGCGATCGACATGATCCGCTGTGCCAAGGTCGCGCGCGACCGCGGCATGGCAGGACCGGT
- a CDS encoding NAD-dependent epimerase/dehydratase family protein → MTADTRPVLITGGAGFIGANLADRLAGDGHAVLVYDALSRPGVERNLAWLRARHGDRIRDVTADIRDADRLTLAAREAKAVFHLAAQVAVTTSLADPREDFEVNIAGTFNLLEALRGSRTPLVFASTNKVYGDLADMEFESRDGAWLPADAAVRTHGISETRPLDFHTPYGCSKGAADQYVLDYARSFGVPAAVLRMSCIYGQRQMGTEDQGWVAHFLIRALEGRSVTLYGDGRQVRDVLDVRDAVDAYVRAWENIDRVAGRAFNLGGGPDNAVSLRQVIAEIGALLGREVAVDFADWRAGDQRWFVADTRAAEAALGLQPKRSWREGIAALAQWLAEERGISLGRPAEPEPRVQAVAT, encoded by the coding sequence ATGACCGCCGATACTCGCCCTGTCCTCATCACCGGCGGCGCCGGCTTCATCGGCGCGAACCTCGCCGATCGGCTGGCGGGCGACGGCCATGCGGTACTCGTTTACGACGCGCTCAGCCGCCCCGGCGTGGAGCGCAATCTCGCGTGGCTGCGCGCGCGCCACGGCGATCGCATCCGCGACGTGACCGCCGACATCCGCGACGCCGACCGCCTGACGCTGGCGGCCCGCGAAGCAAAAGCAGTGTTCCACCTCGCGGCACAGGTGGCGGTGACCACGAGCCTCGCCGACCCACGCGAAGATTTCGAAGTCAACATCGCCGGCACGTTCAACTTGCTCGAGGCGCTGCGCGGCTCGCGCACGCCGCTGGTCTTCGCCTCGACCAATAAAGTCTATGGCGACCTTGCCGACATGGAATTCGAGAGCCGCGACGGCGCATGGCTACCCGCGGATGCCGCGGTCCGCACCCATGGCATCTCCGAGACCCGCCCGCTCGATTTCCACACGCCCTATGGCTGCTCGAAGGGCGCGGCGGACCAATATGTACTCGATTACGCGCGCAGCTTCGGGGTGCCGGCCGCGGTGCTGCGGATGAGCTGCATCTATGGCCAGCGCCAGATGGGTACCGAGGATCAGGGTTGGGTAGCCCATTTCCTGATCCGTGCGCTCGAGGGGCGTTCGGTGACGCTCTATGGCGACGGGCGGCAGGTGCGTGACGTGCTCGACGTTCGCGATGCAGTCGATGCCTATGTCCGCGCCTGGGAGAATATCGATCGGGTCGCGGGACGCGCGTTCAACCTCGGCGGCGGGCCCGACAATGCAGTAAGCCTGCGCCAGGTGATCGCCGAGATCGGTGCGCTGCTCGGCCGCGAGGTGGCCGTCGACTTTGCCGACTGGCGCGCGGGGGACCAGCGCTGGTTCGTCGCCGACACGCGGGCTGCGGAAGCCGCGCTCGGCCTTCAGCCGAAACGCTCCTGGCGCGAAGGCATTGCCGCGCTGGCGCAGTGGCTCGCCGAAGAGCGTGGCATTTCCCTTGGCCGACCTGCCGAGCCGGAGCCGCGCGTTCAGGCGGTGGCGACATGA
- a CDS encoding beta-xylosidase — MIEAAMIWNEPNNKSHWNPELDPDWSIYADTVIRAGGAIAEINPDVQRVLGGMSPIDPHWVNRMRDHGALDAVDVVAVHGFPLDWNLWPIHAWPDKIAEIEAVVPDKPIWATEVGVGSFGAEEVQVFGIDKTAELLLDRIPNVYWYSLFDLPQSWGAETRHREAEGSSYYRHFYMGLIREDGTPKPALDHYAKYADRMGLMQWFHFQDPRLDDAVRVMKDLGVKKLRTGLSWADSFRDGAIDWFDRQMEALADFELLVTFCFTPEHLGVEAHHTSCAQDPQQFADFCAWMIDRYAPAKAATKAALA, encoded by the coding sequence ATGATCGAAGCCGCGATGATCTGGAACGAGCCGAACAACAAGTCGCACTGGAATCCCGAGCTCGATCCCGACTGGTCGATCTATGCGGACACCGTGATCCGGGCGGGCGGCGCGATCGCGGAGATCAACCCCGATGTGCAGCGCGTGTTGGGCGGCATGTCGCCGATCGATCCGCACTGGGTGAACCGGATGCGCGATCACGGCGCGCTCGATGCCGTCGATGTGGTGGCGGTGCACGGCTTTCCGCTCGACTGGAACCTGTGGCCGATCCACGCCTGGCCCGACAAGATCGCCGAGATCGAGGCGGTCGTGCCCGACAAGCCGATCTGGGCGACCGAAGTTGGCGTCGGCTCGTTCGGTGCCGAGGAAGTGCAGGTGTTCGGGATCGACAAGACCGCCGAGCTGCTGCTCGACCGGATTCCCAACGTCTATTGGTATTCGCTCTTCGACCTGCCGCAGAGCTGGGGCGCCGAGACCCGCCACCGCGAAGCGGAAGGTTCGAGCTACTACCGCCATTTCTACATGGGCCTGATCCGCGAGGACGGCACGCCGAAGCCCGCGCTCGATCATTATGCGAAATACGCCGACCGCATGGGGCTGATGCAGTGGTTCCATTTCCAGGATCCGCGGCTCGACGATGCGGTGCGGGTGATGAAGGACCTGGGCGTGAAGAAGCTGCGGACCGGGCTCAGCTGGGCCGACAGTTTCCGCGACGGGGCGATCGACTGGTTCGACCGGCAGATGGAAGCGCTCGCCGATTTCGAGCTGTTGGTCACCTTCTGCTTCACGCCCGAGCACCTCGGTGTCGAGGCGCACCACACCAGCTGCGCTCAGGACCCGCAGCAGTTCGCCGACTTCTGCGCCTGGATGATCGATCGCTACGCACCGGCGAAGGCGGCGACGAAGGCCGCGCTAGCATGA